A window of Magnolia sinica isolate HGM2019 chromosome 13, MsV1, whole genome shotgun sequence genomic DNA:
CACTTAAATAAGGGGCTGGTCCAACTCCCCACCACAATCAGAGCATGGTTGGATGGGACCAAGATAAGTCTTCTTAAAAATGATTATATAAAGAGAAATTGTACCTTCTATCAAAAGGGTGGTGATTCAATAGGGTGCCTCACGTGACTGGCAGAATACTTATTAGAGATTTGGGCATACGCCTAAAAAGTCAATGATTTGGGCTATTTGTTTGTAGGATACAGTGTGAATATATAATGGACTAAAAACAATATTGGATCACTTATTAGAGAAGCCATACTTGTGCAGGAGCAAGTTTGAGAGAAAAAGGTTTCATAGTTAAAATTTGACATATATAGCGGGCTCAATTAATTAGAGCATAATACCCTTATTTCTGGGACCTGGCTCGGACGCTCTTtctgtgttgatgtggcaaagttttATGAGCTCtattataatgtatgtattatatccacaccattcatccattttgaaagaacGTTTTAAGGCataaccaaaaaatgaggaagatccaaagttcaagtggaccacaccactggaaatagtggggattgaatgcctacccttgaaactttcttggagccaacgaagctttggatcaagctgatatttgtgctttcctttcGTCCCGGGTCtacatgaacttatgaacaggatcatgacaaataaacatcaaggtgagccctaggaatgttaagctgatattttgGTAGCATTTGAAGTGTATAAAGTGCAAGAAATAATAGTCCACAGAGGCGACGACAAGAGCCGGCGAAGGAGGGACAAGACAGACAATACATGTTGACACAAGGGTCACTTCACTATTGAAAGTTTGCTTGAATAATACATCCGCAGGTATTAAAATAAATACGAGCCTTTTTCAATGACACCGATGGTTGGGTTGGTAGCGTAGCACTTGAATGAGAATGCAAGCAAAATTCATCCGGTTGAATCATTCAACCCATGGATTATGGAAAGTTGGATATGGTGACTGTTCCAGCTCAAAATAAATGAAGCTATAATTTTCATTTGCTGCCGTCCGACAAACAGTTTGGGTGACTGAAAGATTACCCAAATTTAAAGGCAACAGTCGCTATACTTGGCATTGGTTCAGGCAGGGTAATGGCATAGTAGCTGAGGCCCTGGCCATAGGGCTCACCTCagtgtatttattgtatatccacatggtccatcagttttgccacctcatttaagtcttaagtggactatactacaggaaaacagtggtgattgaattcccactactaaaaacttcttaaggcctacCGTAATATTCATTTGCTATCAatacgttgataaggtcacacagacattgatgaagagaaaatatgGATGGCAGCTTGATTCGAAATCCacgtggccccaagaaatttttaatggtagaaattcaatcactactgtctGGTTTACCTCAAATTTGGATTTGACTCTTTTGACaattacctaaaatgatctggaaaaatggacggcGGCGTGGATATGCGACACATACATCGAGttgggcccacggtcagggccttACACACCAAGCTGTTATCCCTGCCCCCTCCAATCCGCGCCCAAAATAGACTTGAGTCGTGCTACCCGCACGCATACACCTTTTACCTGAAGGTGAAACTCGTGCCAATTGTCACCTGTGTGTGACATCTGAGCCGTCAATTGGATGGATCTGGCGTGCAGATGGCCTTTCACAAAAATATAAACCAGTCATCAGGTTGACCACCCTGAATTAAAACCATGGACGGTCTCGAAAGCATGCCAATGATCCAAGTTCCATGTACACTCGTGGCTCGTTTCTCTCCTGCTCTGCTCTACCTTCTATCAGATAATCTTGATGGTGGGTCACCTCATGCATGGTTAAGATGTCCCCACATATGGTTATCACGTGTACCACGTGTAAATGTGAATGTGGAGGAGTGCACGTTGGACCATCGTATCAGACGCCTCCAAAAGCCATaaaaagatttatttatttattattttattttttgagtggAAGGTAGAAGTTATCTTGGGCTAGAATTCTGTGCCACACGGCACAAAACTATACACGCATTGACCGGATTGACCCACGCCTGATCCTATTTGGGTGAACTTGAGGGTTAcgctgggattagaagggattaggtgggatggaattgcatctggtcccgtgccaattccactccatgttttgggaggatggaaaagctgtagatggaattgcattgggtcccatgccaatttcactccatgttagcaagttgtgtaggtcacactatgatgtgtaggttagatccacaccgtccacctattttttgagattattttagagcatggccaaaaaatcaggttaatctaaagctcaagtggaccccaccatagaaagcaacggggattgaatacttaccgttgaaaacttcaatggggctatataagttttggatctacctcatttttaggcccatgccataaaatgaggttacaaaacaaatgaacggtctagatataacacatgcgtgttattctcaataacttcgaatgatggttagtatatccattcaatgtaccaccggattaccaacaaagcatggaattattcttgtcccatggcaacagggtaatcatgttttttgaatcccatcccaccgaatcccttccaatcccaacgCCCAAACACGCAAGGATCTACCGTGCAACCACGGTTAAACGGATCCCATGTAACCCATAGCTCTATGGGCCTACCACTAatgtttgtatcatattcaatctgtacatccaactcattcataaCGTGATTTCCACTTAAATGTAAAACACAATTTTAATTCTGATTTAAAACCCCATTGACCCCACTAAATTTTCATTGCTGGACGTACAGTCCTGACcggagtggcccacttgagttttgggtttccgacgctcatgtcctaaaatcctaaaatgatccaaaGAAATAAATTTAAGAATGGATAAGACACAAAaaaccatggtggccccatagaGCTGGGTGTTAGGCCGACTTGATAAGGGAGCCGGATTTTGTTAGATTTGGTAATTGTGTTTAATTTTGGAATGATGATGGGTTGAGTACTActcggtgtggataaaacccatgcatcacagtggcccttaggtcCCCTGTCTGTTCCTAGATAGTGACAGGCGGTGTAGTGGGCTATCTACGTAATAGGTGTATGCTTCATTCACCTGTCATCTACTTTGCACCGAATGCTTTTAGAAAAGTCCGTGTTTCACAGGGAAATGAGGTCGAACTGTCTTATTCTATACGGTGACTATTgctttcttattttgttttctttaataTCGTCCATTCGCCCGTCTTTGCAGTTCCCTTATTTTACAGGTGCAATTACAGACTGTGGACCCGCGTTTACTCTATCCTTTCAGCCAATGCACCAAAAAATCTGGCCGCGAAATTTTCAATCCCTGGAGCACGACGAACGCGGATTGGCCGTGATACACCTGTTGCAGTAATTTCCTGTCTAAACACTAAGTAGGACCCACCGCGATGTTTGTTAAAAATCCACTCGGCACAActatttttccggatcatgttAATACATTATTCAAAAACtgaggcacatccaaaacttaaataggcTGCATGACacaaaaatgtgaggattaaacATCTACGGCTAAAACGTTCTTGGGaaaacaaaatttttggatcatgctaatatttatgttttcagctCAAAACCTATAGGAATAGAAATGACTTTAAAAAATAGTCTGGATGGCATATGAATATTGTTATGGAAAATATGGGCCGATCTCGGTAGGCATGAACTCGGCTCGGTTGATCGAGCAGCCTTACCAAAACAGGTATACTCCGACCCCAATCAAGGAAAGCCCGACCCGGTCAGTTGAGAGAGCTCACCATAGCCGGTCGGGTGACGAAACTAAATGAGCCGAACCATGGCTGGCTAGTGGCTTTCCTACTCCGACCTAGTCATAATAATAAACGTTCAgcttccaagttcttttgtagagctttcacatcagCCTACAATtcagaagaagccattacacacttCACTCATTGCCTCCTACCAGACCCTTGTCAACAAGCGACAAGGGTCAGCCCACTCATGGGCTTGGACTGTCGCAGATGAGACCTAGACTTCAAGGTCGGCTCGGATGAGGACATGATCTACAATCACACTGAGGAATCAACTCCAGTAACATATGTGGGAAGTGATTTCTAGCGCACGGTTGCGAGGTAACCGCCAATATCAGCATGCGCATCATTCGTACCTAATGGAGGTAGTCGTGTTGAGAATGACAGACACAATCACTCAAACTAGAAGGTATAAATAAGAGTCTCATCTACATTGGaaggtatgcaaaatctctcacccaaaacctacCCACACTACTTAGACTCGGATTCCtatcttgactttggcatcggagggtcccctgctctatctagggtctcctttgtccttctcttgtgcaggCTTACAGGGCTCGGTGAgagtgaaccagatttttgcatcaacattttgtcACCGTCTGAGGGAATATGAATATTAACCACTCATACTTTACTAGAGAAAATggcgaaaggaaagaaaaagctaCATGCACCAATTGTTGTGGCTGATCCTGAGCCGTCTAGGGTGTGAAATTCAACCTCTGGGCTGTAAATAGATTCTATGTCTACAGAGCCTACTCAGTGATTCAGGAACCGAGGAGGAAAGTATCAAGCACTGCAGAACCAGGTGGAAATGTTGGTCATGAGGTCAGTCAGATGAGACAACAAATGAATTGACAACTCCCACCTCTTGATCAGGAGGTGAACGCTCCAACAATTGCAGAATGTCCAGCCCCTTCGGCATCTAGAGGCCTCTCACGAGGCGCATCTGGTCGGAACCCAACGCGAGCACGGGAGCCGCCGAATCGAGCCTCGACACATGTCTCTGAAACCTCGGCACTGACTCCAACCGATCTTCTTCATGAATTGGAGTGGAGGAGACATGGAAGGACTCCTGAGCTTGATCATGCTTGGGAAGCAATTACCGAGAATAAAGACCCGTGGGAGACTCAGCTCGAAGAAATACGAAGTCAGATTGACACAATGTGTCAAACGTACCACACGCAGACCCTGGCCACCACAGAAGCGATGATGGAGGAGACTAAGCCCCCGTTCACCAGCGAAATAATTAGTGCAGTAATGCTTCTGAGGTTTCGAATGCCTCCCATTACGCCCTACTCGGGTTCTGGGGATCCTACCGAACACAGTCTTACCGTTCGTGGATGAAGCTTCAGTCAGCCTCTGGAAATTATGTGCATAGCATTTTCAATAATGCTTACTGGAGCAGCACGAGGTTGGTTTTGACAATTGAGACCAAAGTCGATTGACTCATTTGCCGAGCTCAGTAAAGCGTTCCTCGCACAGTTCATCTTGGGGAAGCAGTGTAGGAAACCCTCTGCACATCTACTCACTATTAAGCAGAAAGATGGGGAAGCATTGAAGGACTACATCCTTCGATTCAATGGGGAGGCAATGCAGGTCGATAACTACTCTGACAAAATGGCTCTGGCTCCTAGAATCTCCGGGCTTAAAGAGGGAAAGTTCCTATTTTCAATAGGGAAAAACCCTCCTACTACGTTGGGAGAATACATGAACCGAGCCCAAAAATACTCAAATGTTAAGGACTTTTTCAGCTCTCGAAAGGGGGCTCAGCATGCGAAAACTCCTcctgagatttaaaaaaaaatgtaaagacGCCCCATCTCAGCCGAGCACAAGCAAAAAGAGGTTGGATGAGGATGAATCTCGCAGCCAAAGGCCGAGTAGGAGGCCTGAAAGTCGATTCAGCTCATATACTCCTCTCAACTCATCTCTGGAGCAGATCCTCTTGGAGATTCAAGACAAGAAGCTATTAATATGGCCAAGCTGCATGAAAACAGATGCAGGCCAACGGGACAAGCGCAAATACTGTCGCTTTCACCGTGACCATGGATACAACACCATTGACTTTGTCAACCTAAAAGCAGAAATCGAAAATCTCATTCCTAAGGGACACTTGCGTCAATACATAAAGGAAGAAAAACAGGCTCGGAAGGATGAGCAGCTAAGCAGAGCAGCGGACGATGGCACCGAGATCCGGACAATATATGGGGGGCCCTCCAAAGGTGGGGATTCAAACCAAGCCCGAAAGGCTCATGCTCGTAGTACTGACCCCGAGCACTACATTCATTTAACTGACAAGTCGAGCAAGGAACCTCAGATGAGTCCATGCAGCCTGACATTTATAGAGGATGACGCGCGCGGAATTCAACATCCCCACGATGACGCCCTGGTAGTCACCATGATGATAGCTAATTGGAAGGTGTATCGCATCCTAGTCGACACAAGGAGCTCAGCCGACATCCTATACTCCGAGGCATTCGATAAGATGGGCATCAATAGGTTGTGCCTCTGACCTATTCGAACTCAGCTGCACAGCTTTGCAGGTGATAAGGTAACTCGGAAGGAGCGATCTCTCTCCCGGTCACAGCAGGAGAAGGGAAAAACCAAGTCACCTTGCTGGTTGACTTCTTGGTAGTAAATACACCATTGTCGTACAACATCAACCTCGGACGGTCATCCCTCAATTTCATGAGAGCAGTGGTGTCCACATATCACTTAATGATGAAATTCCCTGCGGTGGGAGGAATCGGCTACCTCCAAGGAGATCAGCGGGAGGCTCAACGTTGTTACTGTGGCAGTTCGAAAGGGCTTGGTGAAATAAGCCCTTACAATCAATATGCTCGACCCTAGAGAAGACATCTCGGAGGAGGGGTTCTCCCATGGAGGACCTCATAATTATCCCACTTGATGATACTAATCCGACCATAATAGTTCAGCTTGGATCATCATTAGCAGCTGATCAGCAAACACAGATGTTGGAATTTATACGGCAGCACAGggacgtcttcgcatggtcccaCCATGACATGCTAAGCATTGCTCCCGAGGTAATAGTCCACAGGCTGAACGTGGACCCGgagcatgttgagggtcaaacattgcatattggaccccatttattacttagttttatgaacatgataatgcttaatgtcctattttaatcatgtttgtgttgtaaggtgaatttaagagcttggattgaaaatggtgctaaaagcatagatataatgctcaa
This region includes:
- the LOC131224326 gene encoding uncharacterized protein LOC131224326, yielding MLRTFSALERGLSMRKLLLRFKKKCKDAPSQPSTSKKRLDEDESRSQRPSRRPESRFSSYTPLNSSLEQILLEIQDKKLLIWPSCMKTDAGQRDKRKYCRFHRDHGYNTIDFVNLKAEIENLIPKGHLRQYIKEEKQARKDEQLSRAADDGTEIRTIYGGPSKGGDSNQARKAHARSTDPEHYIHLTDKSSKEPQMSPCSLTFIEDDARGIQHPHDDALVVTMMIANWKVYRILVDTRSSADILYSEAFDKMGINRLCL